In Augochlora pura isolate Apur16 chromosome 3, APUR_v2.2.1, whole genome shotgun sequence, the sequence TTAAAGATATATGTCGCTGTAACATAGACACTTTACAATTAATTGCTCAGTACTAGGTTATAACTGGATTCAACACGATCATTAATATAGTCCGTAAGACTAATGTTACGATTATTTACACGATAatgttattaagaaataacgcaataaatattttacttctaCACGTTGATCACGATAGTTTATTCGCGTAACACGATAATTAACTACCACCATATATCTTCACCTTATCCGTATGAAGCTTATCAAAGCGTACAGTCATACtgtatttgtttattgttGGAGATCGCGACGATTTTCCAGTGATAATATGCCTGCGGTTTTCGTATTTTTTCCGTTCCCAATTTTGTTTACCTTTCTCAAAAGTTCTGGTCCCCCCTTAGTTCTGATATAAAACCGCGGAAAAaccgaacaattttaatagtctAGTCGAGGATATCGAGCGTGGAAGACGAATACGACGTTGtggtttaattttaaaacatccGAGTAAGTGATCAAAGCAACCGGGCAAAGAACGCGAAAACGGTGTCTCGAATATTTCGGTTTGCGAAAAACGGCTGATTCCGATCGAAGATGCGCGTTTTCTCGATTTTCCGGTTTGTAACAAAACTATCGACCATCGTTGATCCAAGTTAGATCGTTTTTATCTGTCGATCGTTTTCACTTATTTTGAATTTCCCTTGGGTTCGTCGCGGAACGCGGATTGGAAAGGCGcctcgatcctcgatcgatcgacgttTCGGCGATTTTAAGGGCGCGGCTGTTCGAACGTCTGGGAACACAGTGTTTTAGCCCTACATCAACGAATCTAACGAATGCCGTACGATTTTTGCGTTGCATAGGTTATGTGACCGAGCACAGATGGCCGAGCCAGCGAGGATAAGAAAAGTGTGCGTGATAGGAGCCGGCGCCGCCGGTTTGTGCGCTGCCAGACACTTTGCGCGAGATTTCAATTTCGAAGTAAACGTTTTCGAGCAAACGGGCTGCGTTGCCGGCACGTGGGTTTACACCGAGGGAACTGGCCGAGACGAGAACGGCTTGCCTATACACTCGAGCATGTACAGGAATCTGAGGTTCGCTCCGACAAACCGAAACACGGTTTCTTTAACTCATTGTCGTTCATCGAAAACTTTACCGCAGAACCAACCTGCCTGCGAGAATCATGAACTTTCCTGATTATCCGGCGATGAACGCCGTGGAGCCTTGTTGCGTGACGCACCAGCAAGTTCGAACTTACCTGGAAAACTACGCGAAGCATTTCGATTTGCTCGAATACATCCAGGTAAAGATTGCGCAGCGCTTTTAAAGTTAACGCTTCGTCTAACCCGCTGAAAACAAAACGATTGttcgaaaattttgttctatAGAATAGTTTtgcagaaacaatttttaactgaAAGTTTCATGAGTTGCCCTGTCTAGATTAAAAAGTTTGGTTTACCTAACGCCCGGTAATTGCAGTTTAACACGCGAGTAAAATCGGTTCGACTGGACGCCTCTTGGCCAGGTGGTGAGGACAAGTGGACCGTTCGGATCGAAAGATTGAAAACGAAGCAGGAGGAAAAGATCGTTTACGATGCCGTTATGGTCTGCAACGGGTGCGTCACAACCGATTCATGAAATATTCCAATTGCCACGAGTTTCactaatgattttaaatttgaacgATGCAGGCATTACTTCGATCCCAGCGTGCCGAGTGTGCCCGGAATTGAGACCTTTCCAGGGACGATGATGCACAGTCATTCCTATAGAAAGCCGGAAGACTTCACCGGAAAGACGGTGTTCGTGTTGGGCGCAGCCTCCTCGGGGATCGACATAGCGTTCGATCTGGCGGATCACGCGGCTCAAGTGTATTTGAGCCACAACAACAACAGGTATTCGCGATCGAGTCGAGTAGCTGGAAATTCTTCGAACCCGTTAAATACGTGAAACGTTAGCTGCTGAGAAAATTAACGTAAAGAACGACGTAGGTTGAAGAGCATGTTGCCGGCGAACGTGTCGGAGGTGATGGGCCTGGAGAGAGTAGACGGTTTCCGGTTCCAATTGAAAGATGAGACCACCGTTACCGCGGACACGTTTATTTTTTGCACCGGGTATAAGTACACTTTTCCGTTCCTCGACGAGACCTCTGGGATTCGCGTCGACGGCAATCACGTGACACCGTTGTACAAGCATTTGATCAACATCGATCATCCGACGATGTGCATCGTCGGGGTGCCCCTAATCGTGATACCGTTCCCAATGTTTCACATGCAAGTAATTATAAGATTGTTCGTAATTCGTAATACATTTTTCGCCACTTCTGAAAAGAGCAAAACCTAAGACTTTAAGTGTTCCAGGTACAATACTTCCTGGCTTTGCTGAAGAACAAAGCGAGTTTGCCGTCGAGATCGACGATGCTGGAAGATTCGAAATTAAAGACCGCGAAAAAGAGGCACGCGCACAGGTTGATGGAGAAGCAGTGGGAGTACAACGACTCGTTGGCGGATATGGGCGGTTTCGAGCGACTGCCGTGGTATTACAAGTTTGTCTACGACGAATGGGCCAGTCTGAGAGTGACGGATCTGGTGCACTACAAATCGGCGAAGTTGGTCATCTCCGAGGACGAGGAATCTATCGAGTTGGTCATTCGTcagaataaaacagaataaatgaaaaagatatcTCAAgattaaactttattttcacagagaaaatacaaagaataGGTTGCGAACGATCGAATCACCTAGAGCATCATTTTATTCTCAATCCAATCCATAACAGTCCAGACGTCGGTGTAAACGCCAGGCGAATATGGTTCTCCGCAGTCGTCGCCCCACGAAGTGATACCGACCACAGTACCATCGTATACCAACGGCCCGCCAGAGTCGCCCTACGTAAACAATCGACGATAGAGAATGCTCGTGCTCGGGACCATACATGTTCGCGTTTACCTTGCACGCATCCTTGCCTCCCTCCTCGAATCCGTAGCAGATTTGGTGTTTCGTGACCGTGAACCGATTGCTGTAATACATCCGGCAAGTCTCCGTAGGAACTTTCGGAACGATTACGTACTGCAGGTCCTCCGACAGTACCGGATCGTCATCCTGAAAATCCATACGCGTCCCTTAAACGATCGATTTGCTCGCGATAAAACGGTAAATCGGTGGAACTGATCATACTTCGAAATAACCCCAACCGGTGACTAGACCTCGAGTCGCGTCGATGGATTTGGTTACGTCGGTAGGCAGCATCGCCGGAGCTGTAACACTGCTGTAGTTAAACGGCGGCTCTACCTTGATCAAAGCGACGTCGTAGTCGTTGCTGTAAGGATCGTATTTCTCGTGGTAGATCATGAACGTGACGTTGTGGATGGTCCCACCGAAGTCATGTTGACTCGATCCGCTACGCACGGTGACGTTGTACTCAGGTCTGTCGATAAAGCTGTTCGCGTCCGAGAAAAGGTCCCGGAATGTTTAGAAATGGACTTGGAAAAGAGGCTGAACTTTCGAGAGCAGCGTTTACTCACGAAATGACGCAATGGGCCGCTGTTAATCCCCATTCCTCCGCGATGATGGTGGCACCGCACACATGGTTCTTGTTCACCATCATAGATAGCTGCGTATGGACAATTGTTCCATCAGTCGGCTATTCGGTCTCGCGATTTCCTCGCGATTCCTAGGGTTGTTTAATACGCTTGACAACGATTACATCAAAAGCAACCGTTTCTAACGCGCATGAGATAGCGGGAAATAACACATATACTTGCCATGTACGGGACTTTCGAGATGTCGATCAGAGCTCCTCCGACGATTCGGTCCGGCGATGAATATTGCGATCCGTGGACCGATGCTAAACGATCCAAATTGGTCAATGACAAAACTTTATGGAATGGATCAATATGGATCGTTCGAGCCAAACACGTGGCGTTTACGAACGAATGATACTCACATCCGAGAAGCAGTAGAATCATTTTGGCGAGCTGACGCATGGTCGACCAAGATACCGTTTCTTTCGGATGTACTTGCAtatcagataatttttaccCTGTAAATCACTAATTAAACCTATTCGAACGTGTTCACGCGAAAGCTCCGTACAAACTGTCTAATGATATTCCCGTTGTTATCGCAGCGTTACGTTCATGCAAATATTTTGTGCAGTACATTTTGTATAGTCCTCGGTAAATGTAGAAATGTCCCCGAGCTTAACTTCGAATCGAACTCGCCGTTATTCATTAGTTTACCGAGCTGACGAGGTACTACCGTTTTCTCGATAAACCGCTTGCGCATTTGCTCTGAAGATCGTGGAACAGGTAACGAACGTTCTTATCGCTTCGATCCTCGAGGCTGCATTCATCGAAGGTTCGAGCGATACGTTAACGAGGCGATAGATTTTTCATTCGCGAACAAACGTTCGGCCGTGAACGACACGCGTGCGGTGGTTATCCATATTTCTTCTGGATGCCCCGCGCATAATAATTCGATTGGAATGTTCGTTGTTGTTATCACCGTTTAAATTCAAAAACGGTGAAGATAGGATATCTTCTGCATAACGCTTGTGCACGACAACTCGGCATACGGAGATGCATACCTACGTATCAGTACATAGGGTGTAGTAATAATTAGCACTTTGGGTAGGTAAAGAGTACATCATTAAAGAAATTCGAATAggttactgttattatttattatatgcgGGTAATAAACACATCAGTCTTAACGAAGATACAAATTAAGTTGAATGAAGataggaaagaaaaatgtagatGTTTTACGTGACGCCTGTAAACGGCAACCTGACGTGTCCTGATGCCTACGTGTCCGGATATCGGTACAAAGGGGAGTTGACGAGTGTTATCGTGTCTCTTTCGTTCTTCAGAAAGTGTTCTCAGCCGTAAAACAACTTTATTGAAGTTATTCGagttatttaatagttttgaAGAATCGAGTTACAAATGATTTACGATTCAGTAGATCGATTCGGATATGTCATTTGCCAGGTACAATACAGAATGATTTAGAAACGTGGTATCCAAGATTATAACCCCAAATAAATGTACACGTATTTGATCGTTCCGTCATCGCGAATTCATAGTAAAGTCGTTTCC encodes:
- the LOC144467932 gene encoding uncharacterized protein LOC144467932, whose amino-acid sequence is MAEPARIRKVCVIGAGAAGLCAARHFARDFNFEVNVFEQTGCVAGTWVYTEGTGRDENGLPIHSSMYRNLRTNLPARIMNFPDYPAMNAVEPCCVTHQQVRTYLENYAKHFDLLEYIQFNTRVKSVRLDASWPGGEDKWTVRIERLKTKQEEKIVYDAVMVCNGHYFDPSVPSVPGIETFPGTMMHSHSYRKPEDFTGKTVFVLGAASSGIDIAFDLADHAAQVYLSHNNNRLKSMLPANVSEVMGLERVDGFRFQLKDETTVTADTFIFCTGYKYTFPFLDETSGIRVDGNHVTPLYKHLINIDHPTMCIVGVPLIVIPFPMFHMQVQYFLALLKNKASLPSRSTMLEDSKLKTAKKRHAHRLMEKQWEYNDSLADMGGFERLPWYYKFVYDEWASLRVTDLVHYKSAKLVISEDEESIELVIRQNKTE
- the LOC144467934 gene encoding trypsin-7, which produces MQVHPKETVSWSTMRQLAKMILLLLGSSVHGSQYSSPDRIVGGALIDISKVPYMLSMMVNKNHVCGATIIAEEWGLTAAHCVISFIDRPEYNVTVRSGSSQHDFGGTIHNVTFMIYHEKYDPYSNDYDVALIKVEPPFNYSSVTAPAMLPTDVTKSIDATRGLVTGWGYFEDDDPVLSEDLQYVIVPKVPTETCRMYYSNRFTVTKHQICYGFEEGGKDACKGDSGGPLVYDGTVVGITSWGDDCGEPYSPGVYTDVWTVMDWIENKMML